A DNA window from Leptospira weilii contains the following coding sequences:
- a CDS encoding phage virion morphogenesis protein, whose amino-acid sequence MSGISYKDNLKNLFRNATDKLQSCIGSANIKNAYLLQALITKGFRDQKYVSQYEALHPETIARKAKKGFDPRFLIEGDKSKSEDLWKSFEVATLGKYEAVVGTNAKYARAHEFGYEAGGIPARPVLGPSIDEGYEQFKENYKNGMREFMKQ is encoded by the coding sequence ATGAGCGGAATTTCGTATAAAGATAACTTGAAGAACTTGTTTCGAAACGCAACCGACAAACTTCAATCTTGTATCGGAAGCGCGAATATTAAAAACGCATATCTTTTACAGGCACTCATTACGAAGGGTTTTCGAGATCAAAAATACGTTTCTCAATATGAAGCGTTGCATCCGGAGACGATTGCCAGAAAGGCCAAAAAGGGGTTCGATCCAAGGTTTTTGATCGAGGGAGACAAGAGTAAATCGGAAGATTTATGGAAAAGTTTCGAAGTTGCGACTCTCGGAAAATATGAGGCTGTCGTCGGAACGAACGCTAAATATGCGAGAGCCCACGAGTTCGGATATGAAGCTGGTGGAATTCCAGCGCGTCCGGTTCTTGGACCGTCCATTGACGAAGGTTACGAACAGTTCAAAGAAAATTACAAAAACGGAATGCGGGAGTTTATGAAACAATGA
- a CDS encoding LIC_10177 family protein translates to MNQLVDSIPALKEAVGKLPNPYKIIDDDFLSKHKNEIEEMKLHFVGKGGLHLLDVGEDRKIICRVPNKTQVEETLEKSRKEKQIDVAHRLVGQCCLYPPIEVLNEWAQDSPGIFLPLSNKLLELTATIKEVTAKKL, encoded by the coding sequence ATGAATCAATTAGTAGACTCGATTCCGGCACTCAAAGAAGCGGTTGGGAAACTTCCTAACCCCTATAAAATTATCGATGACGATTTTCTTTCTAAACACAAAAACGAAATCGAGGAAATGAAACTTCATTTCGTTGGCAAAGGGGGGCTGCATTTGCTGGATGTCGGTGAAGACAGAAAGATCATCTGTCGAGTTCCCAACAAAACTCAAGTAGAAGAAACACTAGAAAAGTCCAGAAAAGAAAAGCAAATCGACGTCGCTCACCGGCTTGTTGGTCAGTGTTGTTTGTATCCTCCTATCGAAGTTTTGAACGAATGGGCGCAGGATTCTCCAGGGATATTTCTCCCGCTCAGTAATAAGCTTCTTGAGTTGACTGCTACCATCAAAGAGGTTACCGCAAAAAAGCTATAA
- a CDS encoding phage protein F, giving the protein MGDKFPDLTRAQVEEFTREAWKIGQAYEVGVKDIAPRINQDAIDFFGRLNNADYGKLFNSQRTVFEESIRSVLDGSKTKTEALKKLKEKLGVDLENKKITERIDDIFRNKIYTSQNFSRIQRMHILGIAEVEIVAIMDAKTSPICRELNGRKFQVSEMSDFVEEFISTPVDENFWNKYHPPTAKEIKDFPGMKSSEILKTLSVKCPPFHFKCRTTIVTFVKSVINRITESGQTPLMGKIESPLNPMERAKNRNEVRTESLSGLEQEELLNKISSLQGNAVWNSDRLKTSWKKRVADGNSGIFGKTEATYASKAIDVLKNFNTLYAYSMEDKKTKFKSFKFGFVQDQKGGGKFFVPVNAETFEIENLFLLEIESITDSLLKVT; this is encoded by the coding sequence ATGGGGGACAAATTTCCGGATTTAACTCGGGCTCAAGTCGAGGAATTTACACGCGAAGCGTGGAAGATCGGCCAAGCGTATGAAGTCGGTGTAAAGGATATCGCGCCTCGAATCAATCAGGACGCGATCGATTTTTTCGGCCGATTAAACAACGCGGACTACGGAAAACTTTTTAACTCGCAACGAACCGTTTTTGAAGAATCGATTCGTTCCGTATTGGATGGAAGTAAAACAAAAACCGAAGCACTAAAAAAACTGAAAGAGAAACTCGGAGTGGATCTTGAAAACAAAAAAATTACCGAGAGAATCGACGACATTTTTCGAAACAAAATATATACGTCTCAGAATTTTTCCAGAATTCAGCGGATGCACATACTCGGAATTGCGGAAGTGGAAATTGTCGCGATTATGGATGCGAAGACTTCTCCAATTTGCAGAGAACTGAACGGACGTAAATTCCAGGTTTCGGAAATGAGCGACTTCGTTGAGGAGTTCATCAGCACTCCGGTAGACGAGAATTTTTGGAACAAGTATCATCCTCCAACCGCAAAGGAAATCAAAGATTTTCCAGGAATGAAATCCTCGGAAATTTTGAAAACTCTCTCGGTAAAGTGTCCGCCGTTTCATTTTAAGTGTCGGACAACGATCGTAACGTTTGTGAAATCGGTTATTAATCGGATTACCGAAAGCGGACAGACTCCCCTGATGGGGAAAATTGAAAGTCCGTTAAATCCTATGGAGAGAGCTAAAAATAGAAATGAAGTTAGAACGGAAAGCTTAAGTGGTCTCGAACAAGAGGAACTTCTGAATAAAATTTCATCGCTCCAAGGAAACGCAGTTTGGAATTCAGACAGGTTGAAGACCAGTTGGAAAAAACGAGTTGCGGATGGAAATTCCGGTATATTTGGAAAAACAGAGGCCACATACGCATCTAAGGCCATTGATGTTTTGAAAAACTTCAATACACTGTATGCGTATTCGATGGAAGATAAAAAGACGAAATTTAAGTCTTTCAAATTTGGTTTTGTTCAAGATCAAAAAGGCGGAGGAAAATTTTTCGTTCCGGTAAATGCGGAAACGTTCGAGATCGAAAATCTCTTTTTGCTGGAGATAGAAAGCATTACGGATTCTTTATTGAAGGTCACATGA
- a CDS encoding LIC10173 family protein, whose translation MKIGHIKYLKNLIRSIQASPEPPETEPRQLIPNDRIFEVHPPDDKFQELVPFCVVEHSPNQPERNGRRTERLEPTMIDGVKNLQYLKEHYKQEYKYVLNFWLNNVKQDLLSKGDFTGSPIDSGIVDQALIYIAKNERYATTQGATVEIRPGKTALVTDPAERLSLYKIYLEVIFEDGIFEVEQVPTLASGTFEIEEPTEIVSSEEL comes from the coding sequence ATGAAAATCGGACATATCAAATACCTAAAGAATTTGATTCGGTCGATTCAAGCGAGTCCGGAACCACCCGAAACGGAACCGCGTCAACTCATTCCGAACGATCGGATTTTCGAAGTTCATCCGCCGGATGACAAGTTTCAGGAATTGGTTCCGTTTTGTGTCGTCGAACATTCTCCGAATCAACCGGAACGAAACGGACGAAGAACCGAGCGACTCGAACCTACGATGATCGACGGAGTAAAAAATCTTCAATACCTGAAGGAGCATTACAAACAGGAATACAAATACGTTTTGAATTTCTGGTTAAACAATGTGAAGCAAGATCTTCTTTCCAAAGGAGATTTTACAGGCAGTCCAATTGATTCCGGAATCGTAGATCAAGCCCTGATCTATATCGCAAAAAATGAACGTTATGCTACCACGCAAGGTGCAACCGTAGAAATCCGGCCGGGAAAAACCGCTCTCGTTACCGATCCAGCGGAACGTTTGAGTCTCTACAAGATTTACCTGGAAGTGATTTTCGAAGACGGAATTTTTGAAGTGGAGCAAGTTCCTACGTTGGCTTCGGGAACTTTTGAAATCGAGGAGCCAACGGAAATAGTAAGTTCGGAGGAATTATGA
- a CDS encoding phage tail tape measure protein: protein MDSSIFELGVVITLRDLASNKLDEINDKWDAMRKKLGETHSDVVKMEGAIGNMKVGGALLGAGLAVGSLTMSFVNARMETSKLEGNLKSLGLASKEVDNITKAAYSMSSGMGESTDTILTGIYDLKSAVSDLNGTEIVDFTQSVLDAAIATKGNFEGMSKLFGMTFHQFKHLYSDMDNVEFGKNIANDIAWAANVYRADGQTIEQAMKSIGSTAASLKISLEEESAVLGMLLNTMDPGVAGTSWKSYLTHLNEGFSKLGLNAYNANGKLKNTSEQLAELRKKFGNSLDIGELDIIKKAYGSDEAVQFINTLLPKTDELGDKIHEIVELSKNKDYRYLEIAKQANLESLPTQMKRVSEGWENFQKILGKGIEDSGLKTVVSLFANGLSIVNDFLKENPRLAEFAGTFLMLTTTAALGAGAFLVLKGAWTALSVAMNLGLVSNPLGWIVIGVVAAIAGISLLITYWDEIKTAAVGAWTWITETWAGLGGFVKLLVAGFLPFIGIPLLIHEHWSTIKDFLFGIWDGIISAGAQIKSMWSDSPSWVKGLVYGLALLTLPVTWMIAVPALIIAHWDTLKNFVTGFVSQVVDAFHSLPYGIKEALILAFVNPFLGLGSLIWSALSNVIGNIRNRMKESGLSLFEAFGLGILDSINDLKTTVNSVMSVIARFLPHSNADEGPLSNLTGSGAAFVDTFALGMKQRKAFLATTMIDVASSFDQKVETAKDYGLKFVDTFKDGMLSGVNTITKGINTLWGKGVVPNVNQSDAKEGPLSKTSHFGRSFVSTYVSGIETETPRLKPVMQRFNEVLNPEKGIIRRLKEESDGEDGGILSGKNGSTISIGSLIGQLVIGGGKENKRQIGEILADALFDELDRYEEVPA, encoded by the coding sequence ATGGACAGCTCAATTTTTGAACTCGGAGTAGTGATTACTCTACGCGACTTAGCGTCAAACAAACTCGACGAAATTAACGACAAGTGGGACGCCATGCGTAAAAAATTGGGAGAAACACACTCGGATGTCGTGAAAATGGAGGGCGCTATTGGCAACATGAAAGTTGGCGGCGCGCTTCTCGGAGCCGGATTGGCCGTCGGATCTCTCACAATGAGTTTTGTCAATGCCCGAATGGAAACATCCAAACTGGAGGGGAACCTCAAGTCTCTCGGACTCGCTTCGAAAGAAGTTGATAATATAACGAAAGCAGCATATTCAATGTCGTCGGGGATGGGAGAATCGACCGATACAATATTAACTGGTATCTATGATCTAAAATCGGCTGTTAGTGATTTAAACGGAACCGAAATAGTAGATTTTACACAATCTGTTTTAGACGCCGCGATAGCAACAAAAGGGAATTTTGAGGGAATGTCAAAACTCTTCGGAATGACATTTCATCAATTCAAACATCTATACTCCGATATGGATAATGTGGAGTTTGGTAAAAATATAGCGAATGATATTGCGTGGGCTGCAAATGTTTACCGCGCGGATGGTCAAACAATCGAGCAAGCGATGAAGAGCATTGGTTCGACTGCGGCATCACTAAAAATATCTCTTGAGGAAGAATCAGCTGTTTTGGGTATGTTGTTAAACACGATGGACCCAGGTGTGGCGGGAACTTCCTGGAAATCATATCTAACTCATTTAAATGAAGGTTTTAGTAAACTGGGTCTGAACGCATACAACGCGAATGGAAAACTAAAAAACACGTCAGAGCAACTCGCAGAACTTCGTAAAAAATTTGGGAACTCCTTGGATATAGGGGAGTTGGACATCATAAAAAAAGCGTATGGTTCCGATGAGGCCGTACAATTTATCAATACTCTCCTACCAAAGACAGACGAATTAGGAGATAAAATACATGAAATTGTAGAACTCAGTAAAAACAAAGATTATCGTTATCTAGAAATCGCAAAACAAGCAAATCTCGAATCTCTTCCAACTCAAATGAAACGTGTCTCAGAAGGTTGGGAGAATTTTCAAAAAATCCTTGGAAAAGGAATCGAAGATTCCGGTCTCAAGACAGTCGTTTCGCTTTTTGCGAATGGACTTTCGATCGTAAACGATTTTCTAAAAGAGAATCCGAGACTTGCGGAGTTTGCCGGAACGTTTCTGATGCTCACAACAACCGCCGCTCTCGGAGCCGGTGCATTTCTCGTTTTGAAAGGAGCTTGGACCGCGCTCTCCGTTGCGATGAATCTTGGTCTCGTTTCGAATCCGCTCGGTTGGATCGTGATCGGGGTTGTCGCCGCGATCGCCGGAATCTCACTCCTTATAACCTATTGGGATGAGATCAAAACGGCGGCGGTTGGTGCCTGGACTTGGATCACAGAAACTTGGGCGGGTCTTGGAGGTTTTGTCAAACTTCTTGTAGCTGGGTTTCTTCCTTTCATCGGAATTCCTCTTTTGATTCACGAACATTGGTCTACGATCAAGGATTTTCTTTTCGGGATCTGGGATGGAATCATATCCGCAGGCGCACAGATCAAATCAATGTGGAGTGATTCTCCTTCTTGGGTTAAGGGTCTGGTATATGGTCTCGCTTTACTCACATTACCCGTAACCTGGATGATAGCGGTTCCGGCTCTCATCATAGCTCACTGGGATACGCTCAAGAATTTTGTAACCGGATTTGTTTCTCAAGTCGTAGATGCGTTTCACTCACTCCCGTATGGAATTAAGGAAGCTCTAATATTAGCGTTTGTAAATCCGTTCTTGGGCCTCGGAAGTTTAATCTGGTCCGCGCTCAGTAATGTAATCGGGAATATTCGTAATCGGATGAAAGAGTCCGGATTGAGTTTGTTTGAAGCGTTCGGTCTCGGAATCTTAGATTCAATCAACGATTTGAAAACGACAGTCAATTCCGTAATGAGCGTTATCGCTCGTTTTCTTCCTCACTCGAATGCGGATGAAGGACCGCTATCCAATTTAACCGGAAGTGGGGCCGCGTTTGTGGATACGTTCGCTTTGGGAATGAAACAGAGGAAAGCATTTCTTGCAACGACAATGATCGATGTAGCAAGTTCATTCGATCAGAAAGTTGAAACAGCGAAAGACTACGGACTCAAATTTGTGGATACCTTTAAAGATGGAATGCTTTCTGGAGTGAACACAATTACGAAAGGAATTAATACACTTTGGGGTAAAGGAGTTGTTCCAAACGTGAATCAATCGGATGCAAAAGAGGGCCCTCTATCAAAAACCAGTCATTTTGGAAGATCCTTCGTCTCGACATACGTATCCGGAATCGAAACAGAAACACCCCGTCTAAAACCGGTGATGCAACGATTCAACGAAGTTTTGAACCCCGAAAAAGGAATCATCCGCAGACTCAAAGAAGAGTCCGATGGAGAGGATGGAGGAATACTTTCCGGAAAGAACGGATCTACAATCAGCATTGGAAGTTTAATCGGACAACTCGTCATCGGAGGCGGGAAAGAAAACAAACGTCAGATTGGAGAAATTTTAGCGGATGCGCTCTTCGATGAACTCGACCGGTATGAGGAAGTTCCAGCATGA
- a CDS encoding DUF2586 family protein, with protein sequence MATGDVSTYHQDGGINFSDVKPDRVGSKVGTAETGDANRIYIINNAPQARDVFGRGELVRSLEQFFEEFDESKGQKPVPVLCVRPESDIAGIVGTPTKTGTGLAALPTIAGTPLGNRNVVLKITKSGAHGTAEYRKSTDGGENFSSPIITPASGSPISLDVGVTATFVNASTPTNTFVSGDTYTFPISGPTASTASRLTAVETLKREYRSYWIHVLGPATRAFAMSCNAILEEMETLHHLPSFIILEARGKNDSETVPQYSQYIQDEFDPFSSPKGRVMIAVGEARYIPGGVKAAGGFSAVKSAGNTMGEWRNFATMATAKIAAAPVNVSIGYVKDMRSLTFSEVRYWNEGYRDYMDLLHDMGLMVLKEYDDYEGIFVARDKIKAVSSSDFKELPERRRADKMHRILYRESLQFLNMDTEVDSGSGGLDYLKTYIDSKISAEMEAPGRKEISGHEIVLDPNKTFKVDRILRAKCRMFVSNRTQAIEWETSFATQK encoded by the coding sequence ATGGCAACAGGCGATGTTTCCACATATCACCAAGACGGTGGAATCAACTTTAGCGACGTAAAACCGGATCGTGTCGGTTCCAAAGTAGGAACCGCAGAAACGGGAGACGCAAATCGAATTTACATAATCAATAACGCACCACAGGCGCGGGACGTGTTTGGTCGAGGCGAACTTGTAAGATCTCTCGAACAATTTTTTGAAGAGTTCGACGAATCGAAAGGACAAAAACCGGTTCCGGTTCTTTGTGTTCGTCCCGAGAGCGACATCGCTGGAATTGTCGGAACTCCGACGAAAACCGGCACTGGTTTAGCTGCTCTTCCGACAATTGCTGGAACTCCATTAGGTAACAGAAACGTTGTTCTGAAAATCACAAAATCGGGCGCACACGGAACCGCAGAATACCGTAAGTCTACAGACGGTGGAGAAAACTTTTCGTCTCCGATCATAACGCCCGCTTCCGGTTCTCCGATCTCTCTCGATGTTGGAGTTACGGCAACTTTCGTGAATGCGTCCACTCCAACAAACACATTTGTTTCGGGTGACACGTATACGTTTCCGATTTCGGGACCGACCGCATCCACCGCGTCCCGACTTACCGCAGTCGAAACACTGAAAAGAGAATACCGGTCCTACTGGATTCACGTTCTCGGTCCTGCAACGCGAGCTTTTGCGATGTCGTGCAACGCGATTTTGGAAGAGATGGAAACCCTGCATCACCTCCCTTCCTTTATCATCCTCGAAGCTCGCGGAAAGAATGATTCGGAAACCGTTCCACAGTATTCCCAATACATCCAAGACGAATTCGATCCGTTCTCGTCTCCGAAAGGAAGAGTGATGATAGCCGTCGGAGAAGCTCGCTACATTCCGGGTGGAGTCAAAGCCGCCGGTGGATTTTCCGCAGTGAAATCAGCCGGAAACACAATGGGAGAATGGAGAAACTTCGCGACCATGGCGACCGCAAAAATCGCCGCGGCTCCGGTTAACGTTTCGATCGGTTATGTGAAAGACATGCGGTCTTTAACTTTCTCCGAGGTCCGTTATTGGAACGAGGGATACAGAGACTACATGGATCTGTTACACGACATGGGTCTTATGGTCCTTAAAGAATACGATGACTACGAAGGGATTTTCGTAGCACGCGACAAGATCAAAGCGGTCAGCTCTTCCGATTTCAAAGAACTGCCCGAGAGAAGACGTGCGGACAAGATGCACCGCATTCTTTACCGCGAATCTCTTCAATTCCTGAATATGGATACGGAAGTCGATTCCGGTTCCGGCGGTCTCGATTATCTCAAAACCTACATCGATTCCAAAATCTCCGCAGAGATGGAAGCGCCCGGAAGAAAGGAAATTTCCGGACACGAGATCGTCTTAGATCCGAACAAAACGTTCAAAGTGGATCGGATTCTGAGAGCGAAATGTAGAATGTTCGTAAGCAATCGAACCCAAGCGATCGAGTGGGAAACTTCCTTCGCAACACAAAAATAG